A region from the Candidatus Tenderia electrophaga genome encodes:
- a CDS encoding O-succinylhomoserine sulfhydrylase (catalyzes the conversion of O-succinylhomoserine into homocysteine): MSDEFEHYNFDTLAVRAGQRRTGEAEQSEPIFPTSSYVFGSAAEAAARFSGEVPGNIYSRFTNPTVRSFEQRLAALEGGERCVATSSGMSAILSTFMALLQSGDHIVSSRAIFGTTSVLLNNYMAKFGVETSFVDLVDVAAWRAAFKPNTKLLFLETPSNPLTEVADIKALAELAHQHGAWLVVDNCFCTPALQLPLHLGADIVIHSATKYLDGQGRCIGGAVVGKEDVVGSEVYAFLRTAGPTMSPFNAWVFLKGLETLRLRMEAHCRNAQILAEWLQGHAKVKHVYYPGLASHPQHALAAEQQKGFGGVLSFEVEGGKQAAWRVIDSTELISITANLGDTKSTVTHPATTTHGRLTQQQRDTAGVSDSLIRVAVGLEDVEDLKADLQRGLDRL; this comes from the coding sequence ATGAGCGACGAATTCGAGCACTATAATTTCGACACCCTGGCGGTGCGGGCGGGACAGCGGCGCACCGGAGAAGCGGAACAGTCGGAGCCCATCTTTCCCACCTCCAGCTATGTCTTCGGCAGCGCGGCCGAGGCCGCGGCGCGCTTCTCCGGCGAGGTGCCGGGCAATATCTATTCGCGCTTCACCAACCCCACGGTGCGCAGCTTCGAACAACGCCTGGCGGCCCTGGAAGGGGGCGAGCGCTGCGTCGCCACCAGTTCCGGTATGTCGGCCATCCTGTCCACCTTCATGGCCCTGCTGCAAAGCGGCGATCACATCGTTTCATCGCGCGCCATCTTCGGCACGACCTCGGTACTGCTGAATAACTACATGGCCAAGTTCGGCGTCGAGACCAGCTTTGTGGATCTGGTCGATGTCGCCGCCTGGCGTGCCGCCTTCAAGCCCAATACCAAACTCCTGTTTCTGGAAACGCCGTCCAATCCTTTGACCGAGGTGGCGGACATCAAGGCCCTGGCCGAACTGGCCCATCAGCATGGCGCCTGGTTGGTGGTGGACAATTGTTTCTGTACCCCGGCCCTGCAACTGCCGTTGCATCTGGGCGCCGATATCGTCATCCATTCCGCCACCAAGTACCTGGACGGTCAGGGGCGCTGTATCGGCGGCGCCGTGGTGGGCAAGGAGGATGTGGTGGGCAGCGAGGTCTATGCGTTTCTGCGCACCGCCGGACCGACCATGAGCCCCTTCAACGCCTGGGTGTTCCTGAAAGGGCTGGAGACCCTGCGCCTGCGTATGGAGGCCCATTGCCGTAATGCCCAGATATTGGCCGAATGGCTGCAGGGCCATGCCAAGGTGAAGCATGTCTATTACCCGGGACTGGCGTCTCATCCCCAGCACGCCCTGGCCGCCGAACAGCAGAAGGGCTTCGGTGGGGTGCTGTCGTTTGAGGTCGAAGGCGGCAAGCAGGCGGCGTGGCGGGTGATCGACAGTACCGAGCTGATCTCCATCACCGCCAATCTGGGCGACACCAAGTCCACCGTCACCCATCCGGCCACCACCACCCATGGCCGCCTGACGCAGCAACAGCGTGACACGGCCGGTGTCAGTGACAGCCTGATCCGCGTCGCAGTCGGGCTGGAAGATGTGGAGGATCTCAAGGCGGACCTGCAACGCGGCCTCGATCGTCTGTAA
- a CDS encoding amidophosphoribosyltransferase produces the protein MCGVIGIVGKGNVNQALYDGLTVLQHRGQDAAGIVTYHKGKLFLRKDNGLVRDVFATEHMLNLRGDMGVGHVRYPTAGCASSAEAQPFYVNSPYGITLGHNGNLTNSKELKRELFTTDLRHMNTDSDSEVLLNVFAHELQRQRKFRIDHNDVFDAVAAVHRRCRGAYAAIAMITGFGIVGFRDPHGIRPIVYGKRETDKGTEYMIASESVALDVLGFELIADIAPGEAVLIGRDGSLHKRQCAEKPAYATCIFEYVYLARPDSIIDDVLVYKARLRMGEALARKIEREWPDRDIDVVIPVPDTSRTSALQLANELGVLYREGFIKNRYIGRTFIMPGQTQRKKSVRQKLNAIDLEFKGKNVLLVDDSIVRGTTSQQIIQMARDAGAKKVYFASAAPAIRYANVYGIDMPAKNELIAYGRSDDEVAQVIGADRVIYQDLEDLKKAVRKRNPELVDFDTSVFDGRYVTGDVDDAYFQRLEEIRNDAAKEKRGVHNADVIDLHNSQ, from the coding sequence ATGTGTGGTGTGATCGGAATTGTAGGTAAGGGCAACGTCAATCAGGCGCTGTATGACGGCCTGACGGTGCTGCAGCATCGCGGCCAAGACGCCGCCGGCATCGTCACCTACCACAAGGGCAAGCTCTTTCTGCGCAAGGATAACGGTCTGGTGCGCGATGTCTTTGCCACCGAGCACATGCTCAATCTGCGCGGCGATATGGGTGTGGGCCATGTGCGTTATCCCACCGCCGGCTGTGCCTCCTCCGCCGAGGCCCAGCCCTTCTACGTCAACTCACCTTACGGCATCACCCTGGGCCATAACGGCAATCTGACCAACTCGAAAGAGCTGAAGCGCGAACTGTTCACCACCGACCTGCGCCATATGAATACGGACTCGGATTCCGAGGTGCTGCTCAACGTTTTCGCCCATGAATTGCAGCGTCAGCGTAAGTTCCGTATCGATCATAACGACGTGTTCGACGCGGTGGCGGCGGTACATCGACGCTGCCGCGGCGCCTATGCGGCGATCGCCATGATCACCGGTTTCGGTATCGTCGGCTTTCGCGATCCCCATGGCATCCGGCCCATCGTCTATGGCAAGCGTGAGACCGACAAGGGCACCGAATACATGATCGCCTCCGAGAGTGTGGCGCTGGACGTGCTGGGCTTTGAGCTGATCGCCGACATCGCGCCGGGGGAGGCGGTCCTCATCGGCCGGGACGGCAGTCTGCACAAAAGACAGTGCGCCGAGAAGCCCGCCTATGCCACGTGTATCTTCGAATATGTCTATCTGGCGCGTCCCGATTCCATTATCGATGATGTGCTGGTCTATAAGGCGCGTCTGCGTATGGGCGAGGCCCTGGCGCGCAAGATCGAGCGCGAGTGGCCCGATCGGGATATCGATGTGGTGATCCCCGTGCCCGATACCAGCCGAACCTCGGCCTTGCAGCTGGCCAATGAACTGGGCGTACTGTATCGCGAGGGCTTCATCAAGAACCGCTACATCGGCCGTACCTTCATCATGCCGGGACAGACCCAGCGCAAGAAATCGGTACGCCAGAAACTCAACGCCATCGATCTCGAGTTCAAGGGCAAGAACGTGTTGCTGGTGGATGACTCCATCGTGCGCGGCACCACTTCGCAGCAGATCATCCAGATGGCCCGTGACGCGGGCGCCAAGAAAGTCTATTTCGCCTCCGCCGCGCCGGCGATTCGTTATGCCAATGTCTATGGCATCGACATGCCGGCCAAGAATGAACTGATCGCCTACGGCCGTAGCGATGACGAGGTGGCGCAAGTGATCGGCGCCGACAGGGTAATCTACCAGGATCTTGAAGATCTCAAAAAGGCGGTGCGCAAACGCAACCCGGAGCTGGTGGATTTCGATACCTCGGTGTTCGACGGCCGCTATGTCACCGGCGATGTGGACGACGCCTATTTCCAGCGTCTGGAAGAAATCCGCAACGACGCGGCCAAGGAAAAGCGTGGTGTCCATAATGCCGATGTCATCGACTTGCATAACAGCCAATAA
- a CDS encoding tryptophan synthase subunit alpha, giving the protein MSRIAQRFADLKQAGRKALIPFVTAGDPNPEVTVPLLHAMVAAGADLLELGVPFSDPMAEGPVIQKACERALKHHVGMHDVLAMVKAFREQDKETPIVLMGYMNPVEVMGYDTFAQAAREAGVDGLLTVDMPPEEAGDLVAVLGAADIDPIFLLAPTSVDERIAKICAVASGFIYYVSLKGVTGAANLDVDAVAHKVEQIRKHTDLPIGVGFGIRDADSAARVAQVADAVVVGSAVVNRVAEHAQQPDKINEAVCELLRDMRAAMDD; this is encoded by the coding sequence ATGAGCCGCATCGCACAACGGTTTGCCGACTTGAAACAGGCCGGGCGCAAGGCGCTGATCCCCTTCGTCACCGCCGGCGACCCCAATCCCGAGGTCACCGTGCCCTTGTTGCACGCCATGGTGGCGGCGGGCGCCGACCTGCTGGAGCTGGGGGTGCCGTTCTCCGATCCCATGGCCGAGGGCCCGGTGATCCAAAAGGCTTGCGAACGGGCCCTGAAACACCATGTGGGTATGCACGACGTGCTGGCCATGGTGAAGGCGTTTCGTGAGCAGGATAAGGAAACGCCCATCGTGCTCATGGGCTACATGAACCCGGTGGAGGTCATGGGCTATGACACATTCGCCCAGGCCGCCCGCGAGGCAGGTGTCGACGGCCTGCTGACCGTGGATATGCCGCCGGAAGAGGCGGGCGATTTGGTGGCCGTGTTGGGCGCGGCCGACATCGATCCCATCTTCCTGTTGGCGCCCACCAGTGTCGATGAGCGCATCGCCAAAATCTGTGCCGTCGCCAGCGGCTTTATATATTATGTTTCCCTGAAGGGGGTCACCGGTGCCGCCAACCTGGATGTGGACGCGGTGGCGCACAAGGTGGAACAGATTCGGAAACATACCGACCTGCCCATCGGTGTCGGTTTCGGCATCCGCGATGCCGATAGTGCCGCCCGGGTGGCGCAGGTGGCCGATGCCGTCGTGGTGGGCAGCGCGGTGGTCAACCGCGTCGCCGAACACGCGCAGCAGCCCGACAAGATCAATGAGGCCGTCTGCGAGCTGCTGCGCGACATGCGCGCGGCGATGGATGACTGA
- a CDS encoding tryptophan synthase subunit beta has product MSKANLPDASGHFGPYGGRFVAETLMEPLAELTAAYEQMKHDADFQAELDKDLAHYVGRPSPLYFAKRWTEILGGAKVYLKREDLNHTGAHKVNNTIGQALLAKHLGKTRIIAETGAGQHGVASATVAARLGLECVVYMGAEDVKRQAINVFRMKLLGAEVVPVTSGSRTLKDALNEAMRDWVTNVDNTFYIIGTVAGPHPYPALVRDFQAIIGRETRQQILEAEGRLPDALVACVGGGSNAIGLFYPFIDDAAVAMYGVEGGGDGIDTPRHAAPLCAGRPGVLHGNRTYLMEDDDGQIIETHSVSAGLDYPGVGPEHAWLKDSGRATYVAATDQEALQAFHDLTRFEGIMPALESAHALAYAAKLAPQMEPDKIIVVNLSGRGDKDIHTVAELEGIKV; this is encoded by the coding sequence GTGTCGAAAGCGAACCTACCTGACGCCAGCGGCCATTTCGGCCCCTACGGCGGCCGCTTCGTGGCGGAGACCCTGATGGAGCCGTTGGCCGAGTTGACCGCGGCCTATGAGCAGATGAAGCACGATGCCGATTTTCAGGCGGAGTTGGACAAGGACCTGGCCCATTACGTCGGTCGGCCCTCGCCGCTGTATTTCGCCAAGCGCTGGACCGAGATCCTGGGTGGCGCCAAGGTCTATCTCAAGCGCGAAGACCTGAATCACACCGGCGCCCACAAGGTCAACAACACCATCGGCCAGGCCCTGCTGGCCAAGCACCTGGGCAAGACCCGCATCATTGCCGAGACCGGTGCCGGTCAGCATGGCGTGGCCTCGGCCACCGTGGCCGCCCGTCTGGGGCTGGAGTGCGTGGTCTACATGGGTGCCGAGGACGTCAAACGCCAGGCCATCAATGTCTTCCGCATGAAGCTGCTGGGGGCCGAGGTGGTGCCGGTGACATCGGGCTCCAGGACGCTCAAAGACGCCCTCAACGAGGCCATGCGTGACTGGGTCACCAATGTCGACAACACCTTCTACATCATCGGTACCGTGGCCGGGCCCCATCCGTATCCGGCCCTGGTGCGCGACTTCCAGGCCATCATCGGCCGCGAGACGCGCCAGCAGATCCTGGAGGCGGAGGGGCGCCTGCCCGATGCGCTAGTGGCCTGCGTCGGCGGTGGCTCCAACGCCATCGGCCTGTTCTATCCCTTTATCGACGACGCGGCGGTGGCCATGTACGGCGTCGAAGGCGGCGGCGACGGCATCGACACACCGCGTCACGCCGCGCCGCTGTGCGCCGGCCGCCCGGGCGTGCTGCACGGCAATCGTACCTATCTGATGGAAGACGACGACGGTCAGATTATCGAGACCCATTCAGTCTCCGCCGGCCTGGATTATCCCGGCGTCGGCCCCGAGCACGCCTGGCTCAAGGACAGCGGCCGCGCCACCTACGTCGCCGCCACCGATCAAGAGGCGCTGCAGGCCTTCCATGATTTGACCCGCTTCGAGGGCATCATGCCGGCCCTGGAGTCGGCCCATGCCCTGGCCTATGCCGCCAAGCTGGCGCCGCAGATGGAGCCGGACAAGATCATCGTGGTCAATCTGTCGGGGCGCGGTGACAAGGACATTCACACCGTCGCCGAGCTGGAGGGCATCAAGGTATGA
- a CDS encoding N-(5'-phosphoribosyl)anthranilate isomerase (catalyzes the formation of 1-(2-carboxyphenylamino)-1-deoxy-D-ribulose 5-phosphate from N-(5-phospho-beta-D-ribosyl)-anthranilate in tryptophan biosynthesis), whose amino-acid sequence MRTRIKICGITRPEDGRAAARLGADAIGLVFYANSPRALTPAQAEAVTAALPPFVTTVGLFVDPSPDEVETVLARVPLDMIQFHGDETPEFCARFDRPWLKAVRMRETVDLQAEMERYRRARGLLLDAYQPDVPGGTGECFDWRRVPPQLAHSIVLAGGLNATNVAAAIQQVRPYAVDVSGGVESAKGIKDAAKMAAFIGEVRRVESEPT is encoded by the coding sequence ATGCGCACGCGCATCAAAATCTGCGGCATCACCCGGCCCGAGGACGGCCGCGCGGCGGCGCGCCTGGGGGCCGATGCCATCGGGCTGGTGTTCTATGCCAACAGTCCGCGGGCCTTGACGCCGGCGCAGGCCGAGGCGGTGACGGCCGCCTTGCCGCCCTTCGTCACCACGGTGGGCTTGTTCGTCGATCCGAGCCCGGACGAGGTGGAAACCGTGCTCGCCCGCGTGCCCCTGGATATGATCCAGTTTCACGGCGACGAGACGCCTGAGTTCTGCGCCCGTTTTGACCGCCCCTGGCTGAAGGCCGTGCGCATGCGTGAAACGGTGGACCTGCAGGCCGAAATGGAACGCTACCGCCGGGCCCGCGGTCTGTTACTGGACGCCTACCAGCCCGATGTGCCCGGCGGCACCGGTGAGTGCTTTGATTGGCGACGGGTCCCGCCGCAGCTGGCGCATTCCATCGTGCTGGCGGGCGGCTTGAATGCCACCAATGTCGCTGCGGCCATCCAACAAGTCCGGCCCTATGCCGTGGATGTCAGCGGCGGCGTGGAGTCGGCCAAAGGAATCAAGGATGCGGCCAAAATGGCGGCATTCATAGGAGAAGTGAGACGTGTCGAAAGCGAACCTACCTGA
- a CDS encoding thioredoxin has translation MSEHLHIVCPHCNAVNRVPTERLQQHPQCGGCHQSLFAGQPLDLTAATFSKHIGGNDIPVLVDFWAPWCGPCKIMGPAFAQAALQLEPQVRLAKVNSEAEQGLAAQFGIRSIPTLVLFRGGREAARQAGALGANDIVRWLRAHK, from the coding sequence GTGAGTGAGCATCTGCACATCGTCTGTCCCCATTGTAACGCGGTGAACCGCGTGCCTACTGAGCGTTTACAACAACACCCTCAGTGCGGCGGTTGTCATCAAAGCTTGTTTGCCGGTCAACCCCTGGACTTGACTGCGGCGACTTTCTCCAAACACATCGGCGGCAACGACATTCCGGTACTGGTGGATTTTTGGGCGCCGTGGTGCGGACCGTGCAAGATCATGGGGCCGGCCTTTGCCCAGGCCGCCCTGCAGCTGGAGCCGCAGGTGCGTCTGGCCAAGGTCAATAGCGAGGCCGAGCAGGGATTGGCCGCCCAATTCGGCATTCGCAGCATTCCCACCCTGGTGCTGTTTCGCGGCGGCCGCGAGGCGGCGCGCCAAGCGGGGGCGTTGGGGGCGAACGATATTGTCCGTTGGCTGCGCGCCCACAAGTGA
- a CDS encoding dihydroorotase (catalyzes the formation of N-carbamoyl-L-aspartate from (S)-dihydroorotate in pyrimidine biosynthesis): MDHLTITRPDDWHLHLRDGAALATTVPHAAAQFGRAIVMPNLRPPVTSTEMALAYRARILAACPPGSDFNPLMTLYLTDDTAPQEIRRAKASGHIHGVKLYPAGATTNSDSGVTDLEQVYDTLAVMAEEGMPLQVHGEVTRPDIDIFDREKVFIEQTLAPLIDRFPELRIVFEHITTKDAADFVLYAGEHVAATITAHHLLLNRNDMLVGGIRPHHFCLPVLKREQHRQALLDVATSGNPKFFLGTDSAPHPKGAKESACGCAGIYTAFAAIEFYAEAFEAAGALGKLDGFAGRYGAQFYGLPVSKQTLSLARREWAVPKAFAFDEDVVIPLRAGGALHWQLLNNEETHVA; the protein is encoded by the coding sequence GTGGATCACCTGACCATTACCCGCCCGGACGACTGGCACCTGCATCTGCGCGACGGCGCCGCCCTGGCCACCACCGTGCCCCACGCCGCCGCCCAGTTCGGCCGCGCCATCGTCATGCCCAATCTGCGCCCGCCGGTCACCAGCACCGAGATGGCCCTGGCCTACCGCGCGCGCATCCTGGCGGCCTGCCCGCCGGGCAGTGATTTCAATCCCCTGATGACCCTCTATCTGACCGACGACACCGCGCCGCAGGAAATCCGCCGCGCCAAGGCCAGCGGCCACATCCACGGCGTCAAGCTCTATCCGGCCGGCGCCACTACCAACTCGGATTCCGGCGTTACCGATCTGGAGCAGGTCTATGACACCCTGGCGGTCATGGCGGAGGAAGGCATGCCGCTACAGGTCCACGGCGAGGTCACCAGGCCGGATATCGACATCTTCGATCGCGAAAAGGTCTTCATCGAACAGACGCTGGCACCGCTGATCGACCGCTTTCCCGAGCTGCGCATCGTCTTCGAGCACATCACCACCAAGGACGCGGCCGACTTCGTGCTCTACGCCGGCGAGCACGTCGCCGCCACCATCACCGCCCATCACCTCTTGCTCAACCGCAACGACATGCTGGTGGGCGGCATCCGCCCGCACCACTTCTGCCTGCCGGTACTGAAGCGTGAACAGCACCGTCAAGCACTGTTGGACGTGGCCACCAGCGGTAATCCCAAGTTCTTCCTCGGCACCGACAGCGCCCCGCACCCCAAGGGTGCCAAGGAAAGCGCATGCGGCTGCGCCGGTATCTACACCGCCTTCGCCGCTATCGAATTTTATGCCGAGGCCTTCGAGGCCGCCGGCGCCCTGGGCAAGCTGGACGGCTTCGCCGGGCGTTACGGAGCGCAGTTCTACGGCCTGCCGGTGAGTAAACAGACCCTGTCCTTGGCGCGCCGCGAATGGGCCGTGCCCAAGGCCTTCGCCTTCGACGAAGACGTGGTAATCCCGCTGCGCGCCGGCGGCGCCTTGCACTGGCAATTGCTCAATAACGAAGAAACACATGTTGCCTGA
- a CDS encoding ribonuclease T: MSVTKPRIANRFRGFLPVVIDVETGGFNAATDALLELAAVMIDMDEDGMLYRAHTHACHVAPFPGANLEQSALAFNGIDPHHPFRAALAEKEALEQVFQPIRAEIKRTECSRAILVGHNPFFDLGFVKAAVERTQVKNPFHAFSSFDTATLGALAYGQTVLARAVQAADIEWDQSQAHSAIYDAEKTADLFCTVINAWQELQSL; encoded by the coding sequence ATGTCTGTAACCAAACCAAGAATCGCTAACCGCTTCCGCGGTTTCCTGCCCGTCGTCATCGACGTGGAGACCGGGGGCTTCAACGCCGCCACCGACGCCCTGCTGGAACTCGCCGCCGTCATGATCGATATGGACGAGGACGGCATGCTCTACCGCGCCCATACCCACGCCTGCCATGTGGCGCCCTTCCCCGGCGCCAATTTGGAACAATCCGCGCTGGCCTTCAACGGCATCGATCCGCACCACCCGTTTCGGGCCGCGCTGGCGGAGAAAGAGGCACTGGAACAGGTGTTTCAACCCATCCGCGCCGAGATCAAACGCACCGAATGCAGCCGCGCCATCCTGGTCGGCCACAATCCGTTTTTCGATCTGGGTTTCGTCAAGGCGGCGGTGGAACGCACCCAGGTCAAAAATCCCTTTCACGCCTTCAGCAGCTTCGATACCGCCACCCTTGGGGCGCTGGCCTATGGCCAGACAGTGTTGGCGCGCGCGGTGCAGGCCGCCGACATCGAATGGGATCAGAGCCAGGCCCACTCGGCCATCTATGACGCGGAGAAGACCGCCGACCTGTTCTGTACCGTAATCAACGCCTGGCAGGAATTGCAGTCACTGTAG
- a CDS encoding two-component system response regulator produces the protein MRVLLVEDDPALGGQLKHDLAKAGFAVDLIDNGVDAEFMGEQEDYDLVVLDLGLPQRSGLEVLHHWRAAGNKVPVVILTARDAWHEKVDGFKAGADDYLAKPFHVEELLARMQAVVRRLKAQTGGDQLKVGHLQLDEHTQSVTTAAGEVFPLTGTEFRLLRYFMLHPGRILSKSVLTEHVYDYDSDKDSNVIEVYVNRLRQKLGKALIQTKRGQGYVFEADQA, from the coding sequence ATGAGGGTATTGCTGGTCGAGGATGATCCGGCGCTGGGCGGGCAGCTTAAGCATGACCTCGCCAAGGCGGGCTTCGCCGTGGATTTGATCGATAACGGCGTCGACGCCGAATTCATGGGCGAGCAAGAAGACTACGACCTGGTGGTGCTCGACCTGGGGCTGCCGCAACGCTCAGGCCTCGAGGTGCTGCACCACTGGCGCGCCGCCGGTAACAAGGTGCCGGTGGTGATTCTGACCGCCCGTGATGCCTGGCACGAAAAGGTGGACGGCTTCAAGGCCGGTGCCGACGATTATCTGGCCAAGCCGTTTCATGTGGAGGAGTTGCTGGCGCGCATGCAGGCCGTGGTCAGGCGTCTCAAGGCCCAGACCGGCGGTGATCAGCTCAAGGTCGGACATCTGCAGCTGGACGAGCACACGCAGAGCGTCACCACCGCTGCCGGCGAGGTATTCCCGTTGACGGGCACCGAGTTCCGCCTGTTGCGTTATTTCATGCTCCATCCCGGTCGCATTCTGTCCAAATCCGTGTTGACCGAACACGTCTACGATTACGACTCCGACAAGGACAGCAATGTCATCGAGGTCTATGTCAATCGGCTGCGCCAAAAGCTGGGCAAGGCGCTGATCCAAACCAAGCGCGGCCAGGGTTACGTGTTCGAGGCGGATCAGGCGTGA
- a CDS encoding glutaredoxin, producing the protein MEIMETIKQQVEGAPVVLYMKGTPQFPMCGFSARVVQILNEVGAEYNAYNVLEQPELRANLPKYANWPTFPQLYIKGELVGGCDITIAMFENGELETMVKQALAS; encoded by the coding sequence ATGGAGATCATGGAGACAATCAAGCAACAGGTGGAAGGCGCCCCCGTGGTGCTGTACATGAAGGGCACGCCCCAGTTTCCCATGTGCGGATTTTCCGCCCGCGTGGTGCAGATCCTGAATGAGGTCGGTGCCGAGTACAACGCGTACAACGTTCTGGAACAACCGGAGCTGCGCGCCAACCTGCCCAAATACGCCAACTGGCCTACGTTTCCCCAGCTCTATATCAAAGGCGAGTTGGTGGGCGGCTGCGATATCACCATCGCCATGTTTGAAAACGGTGAGCTGGAGACCATGGTCAAACAAGCCTTGGCCAGCTGA
- a CDS encoding 5-oxoprolinase encodes MDAIQLSVFASRIAAVCDEMGAMLRRAALSPNIKDRLDFSCAVFDAQGELCAQAAHIPVHLGSMAYAMAGIIGRLEWRHGDMVIVNDPFLGGTHLPDVTLIAPVFSATRLVGFVANRAHHADIGASTPGSMPISQRLDEEGVIIPPSYLIRGGALDEALLDSIVSATGNAGQSRGDFAAQISANRIGGTRLSGLVDGMGAAQFEQSVGLLNDYAERLATRALSEIPGGDYRFEDVMDDDGLGHQDIPIRARLSVKAGAVEVDFAGTATQVAGNINCPLSVAAAAVYYVFRCLMPRHTPACAGSFRRIRLQAPEGSLVNARRPAAVAAGNVETSTRIVDVIMGALAQALPERIPAASHGSMNNVAMGARHVGHAWDYYETLGGGMGAGPRGGGLSALQTHMTNTLNTPVESLEMHYPLRIRRYQVRRGSGGEGLKRGGDGLVREFEFLQVTSVTLLTERRGHAPWGLNGGGAGMPGVNRLDGEILPAKISFTARPGQRLSIETPGGGAWGLSRPAK; translated from the coding sequence ATGGATGCCATTCAACTCTCCGTTTTTGCCAGCCGCATCGCCGCCGTGTGCGACGAGATGGGGGCCATGCTGCGTCGCGCCGCGTTATCGCCGAATATCAAGGATCGACTGGACTTTTCCTGTGCCGTGTTCGACGCCCAGGGTGAGTTGTGCGCCCAGGCGGCCCATATACCGGTGCATCTGGGCAGCATGGCCTACGCCATGGCCGGGATTATCGGCCGGCTGGAATGGCGCCACGGCGATATGGTGATCGTCAACGACCCCTTCCTCGGCGGCACCCATTTGCCCGATGTCACCCTGATCGCGCCGGTGTTCAGCGCCACGCGCCTGGTGGGTTTCGTCGCCAACCGCGCCCATCACGCCGACATCGGCGCCAGCACCCCCGGCTCCATGCCCATCTCCCAACGCCTGGACGAGGAGGGGGTGATCATCCCGCCTTCCTATCTGATCCGTGGTGGTGCCCTGGACGAGGCCTTGCTCGATTCGATTGTGTCGGCCACCGGCAACGCTGGCCAAAGCCGCGGCGACTTCGCCGCCCAGATCAGCGCCAACCGCATCGGCGGGACCCGTTTGAGCGGCCTGGTGGACGGCATGGGGGCGGCGCAGTTCGAGCAGTCCGTGGGCTTGCTGAACGATTATGCCGAGCGCTTGGCGACCCGGGCCTTGAGTGAAATCCCGGGGGGGGACTATCGTTTCGAGGACGTGATGGACGACGACGGCCTGGGCCATCAGGACATCCCTATCCGCGCCCGGCTCAGTGTCAAGGCGGGCGCGGTGGAGGTGGATTTCGCCGGCACCGCGACACAGGTGGCGGGCAATATCAATTGCCCCCTGTCGGTGGCCGCGGCGGCGGTGTATTACGTGTTCCGCTGTCTGATGCCGCGCCACACCCCGGCCTGCGCCGGCAGCTTTCGCCGGATCCGATTGCAGGCGCCGGAAGGCAGCCTCGTTAACGCCCGGCGCCCGGCGGCGGTGGCGGCGGGCAATGTGGAGACCAGCACCCGCATTGTCGATGTCATCATGGGCGCCCTGGCCCAGGCACTGCCGGAGCGCATCCCGGCGGCCAGCCATGGCAGCATGAACAATGTCGCCATGGGGGCGCGCCACGTCGGCCACGCGTGGGATTATTACGAGACCCTGGGCGGCGGCATGGGCGCCGGCCCCCGCGGCGGCGGTCTGAGCGCCCTACAGACCCACATGACCAACACCCTCAATACGCCGGTGGAGAGCCTGGAGATGCATTATCCCCTGCGTATCCGCCGCTACCAGGTGCGCCGCGGTTCGGGCGGAGAGGGCTTGAAGCGCGGCGGCGACGGCCTGGTGCGCGAATTTGAATTCCTGCAGGTCACCAGTGTCACATTATTGACCGAACGGCGTGGACATGCGCCCTGGGGCTTGAACGGCGGCGGCGCGGGGATGCCGGGGGTGAATCGTCTCGACGGCGAGATCCTACCCGCCAAGATCAGCTTCACTGCCCGCCCGGGCCAGCGCCTGAGCATCGAAACACCTGGCGGCGGCGCGTGGGGGCTATCCCGTCCGGCCAAGTGA